The Apostichopus japonicus isolate 1M-3 chromosome 14, ASM3797524v1, whole genome shotgun sequence region AACATTATCCCTCCAATGTTTCGATATTCTACTCAAAACTTCTACAGAAAGTCGACAATTCGGCATATTGAGTAAAGATTTACCAGAATTTTCGTGTGGACCTTTTGTATCCCGACCTTGATTAGATGAACGAAAAGATACAACTTCAAATAATGCTAAAACTAGATATCATGATATCTTAGAGGATATAAGTGAAATGTTTGATTTAGAAACTTGCAAGTTCGAGGAAAGAGTCGAAATTTAGAGAAACCGAAAAGTCGAAGTTTCCAGCAAAATATAGAAAGTTGGAGACTTGTTATATAACCAACAGAAAAGTCGAAATAAACGGGaaaactttttgaaaaaaaagcaaaaacaaaacgaaaagtcgaaattttcaaaagtaacATTAGTTGAAAACGCGAAGTTTAAATAGTCGATTATAGAGTTTCATATATAGTTGTCTGTCTCATCTGGGTTACCGTAGCATCTACAGTTATGAATTTTCTGTCGAAGATCTCCGAACTGGGCCACCTCGAGTACATGCGTTCGTACTCGCATTGGTACTTTTGACTGTGTACTCGGAGAAAAGCAAATCGGCCTTGGTTCATAAAAAGCCAGTCTTCCATGAAATCTAATAATTCAAACATTCCGCTCCCCACACCCTTCCCCCGTCCACATGCTCGTGTTTTCTTGAGCCCATGGTGATCTTGCCAGAGGCCTTCCGCAAACAGATCATATTCGAGCTCAGAATGAGGATCGTAAGCCTATTGCTATTGGTTTACTCATATAGCTATCAAACATTATACGAACAAAGAACTTCATTGATACCTTCCAAACTCTAGTTTCAAAGGAACTATATTTCCTTAGATATCTCTGTTCTGTTTACGTTGATTCGCATCGAAAGACTGCAACTGCTTGAAGATATACAGCGAAAGTTTAAAGATAACAAAACATGTTTCGAATCACGGGTATTTGCTTGAGAAACGAGAATTTTTACAGTTAAACAAGTTTCATGCTAAATATGTTTTCTTCTGACCAACTAGAATGACGTTATTCGAGTCAATTAACGGTATATGTTTCTCTACTACGACCTTCGAAATTTAGCGAGATCCTCTTAGAGGAAATCCTCTTTGGGCAGTACTCCATTAGTCGCCTTCTGGCTATGAATTGTAGAGTTATCTAATGGTTCTCTACCCAGTGACGGCATTGAAAATATTCATCGTCTTTATCTGAATGAGCgaaacaaaaacatgcacatatGGCACAACGGCCTTCCATACACTTTAACAGTCTGTTGCAAATGCGTCATCGAAGCCTTCTATCATGTCCGGATAGGTAGATCTTACAGACTCGGCGTCACCGTTTGTAACTTCAAACGACGACGGGAGAAAGTCGTCATCGAACCCATTCGTCTCATTCGCCACTTCAGTGGCAGTCGGCTGGCCAATATTGTGATTGGTTAAGCCCGTGACTTGACTGCTGATGTCATTTGTCGTCCCTGGTGTTGATTGGACATCCTTCCCTGTCACTTGATCAAATTCGTCGATTACCACATTTAAGGTTCCACCAATAATAGGTTGGTTTATCCAGTCGTTTTGTGTCTCCACTATTGTTGATGGCTTAAGAGATAGATCCTGAAACTGGCAATTAGGTAAACTCTCTCTAAGCAAGTCCGCTTCCGGTGAATTTGTGAGCGTGTTGTATGTTCCTATTTCGTTTCCTACAAGATTCGATGGAAATAGTTCATCGCTCTTCTGAAATGATTTACTCATGCCAAAGTCATCGGTGTCAATCGCGATGGGCGCCGGTTGAACATCCACTTGACAGTGTTCATTTTCTCGGCCGCTTATTGGCCCTTCCTGATAAGACGGTTGAGCGCCATCACTCGCAAACGCCTGGAGTTGTGTAGCTAACTGCATAGAGTGATCGATAATTGGTACAGTGTCAGAACAACTTGGAAGACGCTCATCTTGTATTTCGCTAGAATAAGCTAAACCAGGATTTTTGATGGTTCCTCCATCTTGTTCATGGCTCGATTCGTCATTGCTGTATCCGGTTGCTTGTCCAGGGTCGTCGGGTCCCTCCGAACCCGAAGAGGTTTCCATTTCCTCGTCTGTACTGTCTTTCATCGATATAACTTTCATTGCTGTGTCGCCATCTTGATATGTTTCTTCTTTATCTTCTTTATCTTTTCCTTTGCCTCgttttttaatactttgaactgcagagagaaaagaaattgtAAGAACTGCTTTTGAGAAACCGATGTTTATGATTGCATACATTTTTTTGTGTCACGTAAAAACATCATACCAAATATCATTTGTTATAGAGATGGCCAAAAAGAGATTGAATTACATTGCTTTCGTTTGTCTGTTATTTATGGATAAATGAAGTCAATAAAGCAAATACAGGTTAGGAAAGCAATTTATTTGATCCTAAACATCGTAGGATATCCTTAACAGTAAAGGCGAGGGGCCGGGGGACAGatcaaatatatattgcttGATATTGCTTGGTGAGAGTTTACGCGTTCATTACATGTGTTTTGAGAGTGTCCTTATTATGGAAAACCACACGGCCACCATCGGTGGACGATGGAGCATATTTATTGTCATACTAGCTCAGTGATCCAACCGGCGACAACAAGTGGCTCCACGGACAAAACAAGCACCTTTCGCGATCAAAAGTATACCAACGCTTTCAGGACCATCGGCAACTCAACCTCACGGCGCTGCCAAGTTCTCGCCTCGTGCTAGGCAGCGCCCCTTCGATTTCTAACCTGTAGGCCGATGCTCCCCCttaccctccccttcccctccccttcccctccgtcAACTAATATATATCGCAAGTCAGTTTCTTGACTTTGCTTGACTTACTGAATCTTCCTGAGTGGACACGGATGTCGTCTTTCATGTCCGAGTAATCACAGATACGGCGACAAGACAACCGGAAGGTCAAAGGTTCACCAGCATCCTTGTATGGTTTGTGGCTGTAGGCGTATAAATGAACCACCGAAACTATTGCCATCTCAATGCCAATGCAGAAATTCTACGGAGAGGAATAAAGATAACAAACTTGAAAGGTACTCGATACAGCGAATGAGATCGTCGTGCGATCAAATACGATCGAACAATGGAAACTGTATTGCTATACGTAAGTAAAGTTGAACATCCCAACAAATTGCATCTCTTTGGATGGTACGAAATACTTCGTATATAGAGTTCGTAAAGAACATGCACTAGCAATGTGAATAGAAAATTGTATATGAAAAATTGACGATGAAAACGAATAACAAAGCCAGTTTATATATAACTCTTGACGCCTgtgcatacatatacatacatataaacgTACCCACACAtatgcacacatacacacgttcacgcacacatacatacatggtaTAGTACTTACATGAATCTCACTTGCCATTTCACTCTTGCTTAACAAACACTCCGGTGGTGCAGCTGATGCCATCGTTTGGTCGGTAGTATTCTTATTAATGCAGGTATATATCAGATTCACCAACAGTGAAATGATGATTTGTTGAAAAAAGGATCCAAAAATGGCGAACTTAACGCACAGCATCTGCGGGAGTGGTCTTAAAGGAGCAGTCTCTTCACTCGTGGCTTGGTAGAAAATTACCAGACAGTACATCGCCCACTAACGATAAAATGGGTTAAAGTTCAAATAAACTTGTTTAGGTATCTCTTCAAAGTTAACACGAATTATCAGGTAGGAAGGAGACA contains the following coding sequences:
- the LOC139979639 gene encoding uncharacterized protein isoform X2; this translates as MVPIYSIDSSIALRVPPAAIFLDSIRACYQAFVVYCFLFYLLHYLSEHYDLDVHLASKPQMKSPKPFCCFKPGPNSKLVYRCRNGVLNFVIIGPLTTVTAILFYYLGDGYETGNFTTTGAWFWLTLISAISQIWAMYCLVIFYQATSEETAPLRPLPQMLCVKFAIFGSFFQQIIISLLVNLIYTCINKNTTDQTMASAAPPECLLSKSEMASEIHNFCIGIEMAIVSVVHLYAYSHKPYKDAGEPLTFRLSCRRICDYSDMKDDIRVHSGRFIQSIKKRGKGKDKEDKEETYQDGDTAMKVISMKDSTDEEMETSSGSEGPDDPGQATGYSNDESSHEQDGGTIKNPGLAYSSEIQDERLPSCSDTVPIIDHSMQLATQLQAFASDGAQPSYQEGPISGRENEHCQVDVQPAPIAIDTDDFGMSKSFQKSDELFPSNLVGNEIGTYNTLTNSPEADLLRESLPNCQFQDLSLKPSTIVETQNDWINQPIIGGTLNVVIDEFDQVTGKDVQSTPGTTNDISSQVTGLTNHNIGQPTATEVANETNGFDDDFLPSSFEVTNGDAESVRSTYPDMIEGFDDAFATDC
- the LOC139979639 gene encoding uncharacterized protein isoform X1 gives rise to the protein MSSFKNDVTKAVYTVKDEVGGAMTSVKDGVGKTVTTVTDEVGKAVDSVRLWTWRQWIRPLFVILYSLFVCIAFPILIWDMYYHEAYLQAFSWLTTGLCALIAIGVSGYGILSHIVYFTRPNQQRYIIRILLMVPIYSIDSSIALRVPPAAIFLDSIRACYQAFVVYCFLFYLLHYLSEHYDLDVHLASKPQMKSPKPFCCFKPGPNSKLVYRCRNGVLNFVIIGPLTTVTAILFYYLGDGYETGNFTTTGAWFWLTLISAISQIWAMYCLVIFYQATSEETAPLRPLPQMLCVKFAIFGSFFQQIIISLLVNLIYTCINKNTTDQTMASAAPPECLLSKSEMASEIHNFCIGIEMAIVSVVHLYAYSHKPYKDAGEPLTFRLSCRRICDYSDMKDDIRVHSGRFIQSIKKRGKGKDKEDKEETYQDGDTAMKVISMKDSTDEEMETSSGSEGPDDPGQATGYSNDESSHEQDGGTIKNPGLAYSSEIQDERLPSCSDTVPIIDHSMQLATQLQAFASDGAQPSYQEGPISGRENEHCQVDVQPAPIAIDTDDFGMSKSFQKSDELFPSNLVGNEIGTYNTLTNSPEADLLRESLPNCQFQDLSLKPSTIVETQNDWINQPIIGGTLNVVIDEFDQVTGKDVQSTPGTTNDISSQVTGLTNHNIGQPTATEVANETNGFDDDFLPSSFEVTNGDAESVRSTYPDMIEGFDDAFATDC